In one window of Rathayibacter caricis DSM 15933 DNA:
- the rpsG gene encoding 30S ribosomal protein S7 — protein MPRKGPAPKRPVVADPVYGAPVVSQLVNKILLDGKKGLAERIVYGALEGVSAKNGQDAVVTLKKALDNVRPTLEVRSRRVGGSTYQVPVEVKPHRANTLALRWLTSYAKARREKTMTERLMNEILDASNGLGAAVKRREDTHKMAESNKAFAHYRW, from the coding sequence ATGCCTCGTAAGGGCCCCGCTCCCAAGCGCCCCGTCGTCGCAGACCCCGTCTACGGCGCACCGGTCGTCAGCCAGCTCGTGAACAAGATCCTCCTGGACGGCAAGAAGGGACTCGCCGAGCGCATCGTCTACGGTGCCCTCGAGGGAGTCTCCGCCAAGAACGGCCAGGACGCCGTCGTCACGCTCAAGAAGGCGCTCGACAACGTCCGTCCGACCCTCGAGGTCCGCAGCCGCCGCGTCGGCGGCTCGACCTACCAGGTCCCGGTCGAGGTCAAGCCCCACCGCGCCAACACCCTCGCGCTCCGCTGGCTCACCAGCTACGCGAAGGCCCGTCGCGAGAAGACGATGACCGAGCGTCTCATGAACGAGATCCTCGACGCGTCGAACGGTCTCGGCGCCGCTGTGAAGCGTCGCGAGGACACCCACAAGATGGCCGAGTCGAACAAGGCCTTCGCGCACTACCGCTGGTAG